The Montipora foliosa isolate CH-2021 chromosome 14, ASM3666993v2, whole genome shotgun sequence genome window below encodes:
- the LOC137984899 gene encoding uncharacterized protein: MSLHPYRDEELNHFKCLSLVLNEFPKALRQTFKAMWDTTIGRRPGYQLWDDSTAVRNLFVSTEGGTTKVPTHQSYNEWDCTAFFQATIFAKSFSIHSKTLNDLYLKPRAVPYGSFHGSVLSAVGDNAETFALAIDQLRRLRNAVCHSSRLEMDKATFDQNIQYAKEAFKALGIPTVSIDVIGSLTASDFPTTEVRKLEQQVREEKQAYIKCLESRNADMKKIEESLASIKKESLTANKEVAEGLRMQQEDISALGKEIHELKKKEEERYKEAEKTDIKSTVPGSVLPSMIPNFTGRQSECQEIVDLVSSEHTRIVTIWGSPGFGKTSVAIAVGHQLQSRRFPVCFLSLRGLQTKAHLTSKLFSLVRQPIPSQRSESQPLSFEDELIETFGSISESCVFILDNVDDLLESGFPNVKEDVLQLFEEILTRNKKITLVVTTRESFEFINLNFQGHKSIRIRSLDDTSSRTLVHELVPNATPDDCAQIAQICGCVPLAMRLMCSLVSEDDVQPSQCLIEFTESTTESIVDILDNTDYPANQRLQFLYEKSFHRLSPEQKEAFVSLSVLPGCFTTTLAAAVLNVRKCKAITMLKLLQRKSFLDSNSQPGTFIMHKLLQSFAKETGDQRMEEIVANAKCRFHEHYISRFNKLNDEFLDGHSMDAFIAFYEEKQIFVESLVDGCRDPRIAENVFKVLIKAEMFLDTLFWCSMESDNFDTIYDSALKSASDLENTHYQRRLLASKAFSQITWGAGGSSMQLLEKAYEIQSKSCLVSDDERSKYLCYFGICQLVNGQVESGIQCLQEALSLMRESGEQKILRLVVNQVMAVYYQFLNDPSTSTYYYDNARKECNSAADEQLIVIPPLGRKGKKPKNSKELQTNTFDSGNYWPLQFLVIFHITEAAKNFFDTDTQQFVINPALRMLNDLQINSKTPFHLFHFCGNVLVLLGSTFTEEGIVGTGFEESVARHQATLEQFKHSSSGPEQNVDSTLTLRSQECNLSLAKFYQDFGKLHYSKKNYSKALYFETCALNILLRTNKQKANASLAHSYHSIGVTQYSLGDFNSALQSDQRALDVRRKLLGEDHASTADSYHSLGVTQHSLGDFTSALQSHQRALDVRIKLFGEDHASTAHSYYELGVTQHALGDFTSALQSHQRALDVRIKLFGEDHASTAHSYYELGVTQHALGDFTSALQSHQRALDVRIKLLGEDHASTVDSYHSLGVTQHSLGDFTSALQSHQRALDLRIKLFGEDHASTAHTYHELGVTQHSLGDFTSALQSHQRALDVRIKLFGEDHARTADSYDSLGVTQHSLGDFTSALQSDQRALDVRIKLLGADHASTADSYHELGLTQHSLGDFTSALQSKQRALDVRIKLFGEDHASTADSYYELGVTQHSLGDFTSALQSAQRALDVRIKLLGEYHASTADSYHILGVTQHSLGDFTSALQSKQRTLDVRIKLFGEDHARTANCYHSLGVTQHSLGDFTSALQSKQRALDVRIKLFGEDHASTADSYYELGVTQDSLGDFTSALQSKQRALDVRIKLFGEDHASTADSYYELGVTQHSLGDFTSALQSKQRALDVRIKLFGEDHARTAHSYHLLGVTQRSLGDFTSALQSYQRALDLRIKLFGEDHASTAHTYHELGVTQHSLGDFTSALQSKQRALDVRIKLFGEVHARTANSYHLLGVTQYSLGDFTSALQSMHRALDVQIKLFGEDHARTANSYHSLGVTQHALGDFTSALQSQQRALDVRMKLFGEDHARTAHSYHLLGVTQRSLGDFTSALQSHQRALDLRIKLFGEDHASTAHTYHELGVTQHSLGDFTSALQSHQRALDVRIQLLGEDHASTADSYHELGVTQHSLGDFTSALQSHQRALDVRIKLFGEHHARTADSYDSLGVTQHSLGDFTSALQSDQRALDVRIKLLGEDHARTADSYHLLGVTQYSLGDFTSALQSHQRALDVRIKFFGEDHARTAHSYHLLGVTQRSLGDFTSALQSHHRALDLRIKLFGEDHARTADSYDSLGVTQHSLGDFTSALQSDQRALDVRIKLLGEDHASTADSYHELGLTQHSLGDFTSALQSKQRALDVRIKLFGEDHASTADSYHELGVTQHSLGDFTSALQSKQRALDVWIKLFGEDHARTADSYHLLGATQYSLGDFTSALQSHQRALDVRIKLFGEDHARTAHSYHLLGVTQRSLGDFTSALQSHHRALDLRIKLFGEDHARTADSYDSLGVTQHSLGDFTSALQSDQRALDVRIKLLGEDHASTADSYHELGLTQHSLGDFTSALQSKQRALDVRIKLFGEDHASTADSYHELGVTQHSLGDFTSALQSKQRALDVWIKLFGESHARTADSYHLLGVTQYSLGDFTSALQSHQRALDVRIKLFGEDHASTAHSYYELGVTQHALGDFTSALQSHQRALDVRIKLFGEDHASTAHSYYELGMTQHSLGDFTSALQSMQRALDVQVKLFGEDHARTANSYHSLGVTQHALGEFTSALQSHQRALDVRIKLFGEDHARTAHSYHLLGVTQRSLGDFSSALQSHQRALDLRIKLFGEDHASTANTYHELGVTQHSLGDFTSALQSMQRALDVQIKLFGEDHARTADSYHLLGVTQYSLGYFTSALQSHQRALDVRIKLFGEDHASTAHSYYELGVTQHSLGDFTSALQSMQRALDVQIKLFGEDHARTANSYHSLGVTQYSLGDFTSALQSHQRTLDVRIKLFGEDHASTAHSYNKLGVTQHSLGDFTSALQSLQRALDVQIKLFGEDHSRTADSYHLLGVTQHSLGDFTSALQSYQRALDVRIKLSGENHASTADSYHILGVTQHSLGDFISALQSKQRALDVRINLFGEDHARTADSYHTLGVTQHSLGDFTSALQSKQRALDVRKKLFGEDHARTAESYHLLGVTQHSLGDFSSALQCHQRALHVRIKLLREDFASIADKYHSLGVTQHSLGDLTSALQSKQRALDVRIKLFGENHAKTADSYHILGMTQHSLGDFTSALQSKQQALDVRLKLFGEDHARTADTYHTLGMTQHSLGDFTSALQSHQRALDVRIKLLGEDHASTVDSYHSLGVTQHSLGDFTSALQSHQRSLDVRIKLFGEDHASTADSYHSFGVTQHSLGDFTSALQSDQRALDVQIKLFGEDHARTADSYHELGVTQHSLGDFTSALQSHQRALDLRIKLFGEDHARTADSYHSLGVTQHSLGDFTSALQSHQRELDVRIKWLGEDHATTANSYHSLGVTQHSLGDFTSALHSKQRALDVRIKLLGEDHATTADTYHSLGLTQHSLDDFTSALQSH; this comes from the exons ATGTCCCTGCACCCTTATCGTGATGAGGAGTTAAATCATTTCAAGTGTTTGTCTCTGGTTTTAAATGAATTCCCAAAGGCTTTACGTCAGACTTTTAAGGCGATGTGGGACACCACCATTGGTCGTCGCCCTGGCTACCAGCTTTGGGATGACTCCACTGCTGTGAGAAATCTCTTTGTCTCTACAGAGGGAGGGACAACTAAAGTTCCTACACACCAGTCGTACAATGAATGGGATTGTACCGCCTTCTTCCAGGCTACCATCTTTGCAAAGTCCTTCAGTATTCATTCCAAAACACTCAATGATTTGTATTTGAAGCCCCGAGCTGTTCCTTATGGAAGTTTCCATGGATCTGTGTTGAGCGCAGTAGGAGATAATGCCGAGACCTTTGCACTGGCTATTGATCAGCTTCGGCGTTTGAGGAATGCAGTTTGTCATTCTTCTCGCTTGGAGATGGACAAAGCAACATTTGACCAGAACATTCAGTACGCTAAAGAAGCGTTCAAAGCTCTAGGAATTCCAACTGTATCGATTGATGTTATTGGAAGTTTGACTGCATCTGACTTTCCGACAACAGAAGTCCGTAAGTTGGAACAACAGGTAAGGGAAGAGAAGCAAGCATACATAAAATGTTTAGAGAGCAGAAATGCAGATATGAAAAAGATTGAGGAGTCCTTAGCATCGATAAAAAAGGAGAGCCTCACTGCCAACAAAGAGGTCGCGGAGGGCTTGAGGATGCAACAGGAAGATATCAGTGCGTTAGGGAAGGAGATCCATGAGCTAAAAAAGAAGGAAGAGGAACGATATAAAGAAGCAGAAAAAACAG ACATCAAGTCAACAGTCCCAGGATCTGTTCTTCCTTCAATGATTCCAAACTTCACTGGCCGACAGAGTGAATGCCAAGAGATCGTGGATCTAGTGAGTTCCGAACATACCCGAATCGTAACGATCTGGGGCTCACCCGGATTCGGAAAGACATCGGTTGCTATAGCGGTGGGGCACCAACTGCAGTCTCGACGCTTTCctgtttgtttcctttcattACGAGGACTTCAGACAAAGGCACATCTGACATCAAAGCTTTTCAGCCTCGTAAGGCAACCCATCCCGAGTCAGAGATCAGAATCTCAGCCTCTGTCTTTTGAAGATGAGCTAATTGAGACCTTCGGCAGCATTTCAGAGTCCTGCGTATTTATTCTTGATAATGTAGATGATCTGCTAGAGAGTGGCTTTCCAAATGTAAAAGAAGACGTCCTGCAACTATTTGAAGAAATTCTCACGCGAAATAAGAAGATAACTCTGGTGGTGACAACACGAGAATCATTTGAATTtatcaacttgaatttccaagGGCACAAATCAATAAGAATAAGGTCACTGGATGACACCTCATCTCGTACGTTGGTTCATGAATTGGTGCCAAATGCGACTCCCGATGACTGCGCACAAATTGCCCAAATATGTGGTTGTGTGCCTCTTGCAATGAGGTTAATGTGCTCTCTAGTTTCTGAAGATGATGTTCAACCAAGCCAGTGTTTGATTGAGTTCACTGAGTCCACAACAGAAAGTATCGTCGACATCTTAGACAATACAGATTATCCAGCTAATCAAAGATTGCAGTTCTTATATGAAAAGTCCTTCCACAGACTTTCTCCCGAACAAAAAGAAGCATTTGTGTCTTTGTCTGTTCTTCCGGGATGTTTCACCACGACTCTAGCAGCAGCTGTATTGAATGTTAGGAAGTGCAAGGCCATCACAATGTTGAAATTACTCCAAAGAAAATCCTTTCTCGATTCAAACTCCCAGCCTGGAACATTCATAATGCATAAGCTTCTTCAGTCATTTGCTAAAGAAACGGGAGATCAGCGAATGGAAGAAATAGTAGCAAATGCAAAGTGCCGTTTCCATGAGCATTACATCTCTCGTTTCAACAAACTGAATGATGAGTTTCTGGATGGTCATTCCATGGATGCATTCATTGCATTCTATGAGGAAAAACAGATTTTTGTAGAAAGTCTAGTAGACGGCTGCAGAGATCCCAGGATAGCCgagaatgtttttaaagttttgatTAAAGCAGAAATGTTTCTTGACACGTTGTTTTGGTGTTCTATGGAATCTGACAATTTTGACACTATCTACGATTCGGCCTTAAAGTCAGCCAGTGATCTAGAGAATACACATTACCAGAGGCGTTTACTAGCTTCTAAAGCATTTAGTCAAATTACCTGGGGAGCAGGAGGAAGTTCAATGCAACTTCTCGAGAAGGCATATGAAATCCAGTCAAAATCTTGTTTAGTTTCTGATGACGAAAGGAGTAAATATTTGTGTTACTTTGGCATCTGTCAGCTTGTTAACGGCCAGGTTGAGAGCGGGATACAGTGCCTGCAAGAGGCTCTTTCTTTAATGCGTGAAAGTGGAGAGCAGAAAATTCTAAGGCTCGTTGTTAACCAAGTCATGGCGGTCTACTATCAGTTCTTAAACGACCCATCTACCTCGACTTACTACTATGACAACGCGCGCAAGGAATGCAATTCCGCTGCAGACGAGCAACTGATTGTTATTCCACCTCTGGGacgcaaaggaaaaaaaccaaaaaatagcAAAGAACTTCAAACAAATACTTTTGACTCGGGTAATTATTGGCCATTGCAATTCCTAGTTATATTTCACATTACGGAAGCAGCAAAGAACTTCTTTGACACTGACACCCAGCAATTTGTAATTAACCCTGCCCTTCGAATGTTAAATGATCTCCAGATAAATTCCAAAACCCcctttcatttgtttcatttttgcggTAATGTTCTGGTACTTCTGGGGTCAACATTCACAGAAGAGGGAATTGTTGGAACAGGTTTCGAAGAATCAGTCGCACGTCACCAAGCAACACTCGAGCAATTTAAACATAGCTCTTCAGGCCCAGAGCAGAACGTTGATTCAACCTTGACCCTTCGTTCTCAAGAATGCAATCTCTCTCTCGCAAAGTTCTACCAAGACTTCGGTAAATTGCACTACAGCAAGAAGAACTACTCAAAGGCTCTTTATTTCGAAACGTGCGCTCTTAATATCCTATTgagaacaaataaacaaaaagcaaatGCATCCTTAGCCCATAGCTACCATTCAATCGGGGTGACACAgtattcgttaggtgattttaactCTGCTCTACAGTCtgatcaacgggcattagatgtgcgaagaaagttgctcggagaagatcatgcaagcacagctgatagttaccattcactcggggtgacacagcattccttaggtgattttacctctgctctacagtctcatcaacgggcattagatgtgcgaataaaattgttcggagaagatcatgcaagcacagctcatAGTTACTATGAACTCGGGGTAACACAGCATGccttaggtgattttacctctgctctacagtctcatcaacgggcattagatgtgcgaataaaattgttcggagaagatcatgcaagcacagctcatAGTTACTAtgaactcggggtgacacagcatgccttaggtgattttacctctgctctgcagtctcatcaacgggcattagatgtgcgaataaagttgctcggagaagatcatgcaagcacagttgatagttaccattcactcggggtgacacagcattcgttaggtgattttacctctgctctgcagtctcatcaacgggcattagatttgcgaataaaattgttcggagaagatcatgcaagcacagctcatACTTACCAtgaactcggggtgacacagcattcgttaggtgattttacctctgcccTGCAGTCtcatcaacgggcattagatgtgcgaataaaattgttcggagaagatcatgcaagaacagctgatagttacgattcactcggggtgacacagcattcgttaggtgattttacctctgctctacagtctgatcaacgggcattagatgtgcgaataaagttGCTCGGAgcagatcatgcaagcacagctgatagttaccatgaactcgggttgacacagcattcgttaggtgattttacctctgctctgcagtcaaagcagcgggcattagatgtgcggataaaattgttcggagaagatcatgcaagcacagctgatagttattatgaactcggggtgacacagcattcgttaggtgattttacctctgctctacagtctgctcaacgggcattagatgtgcgaataaagttGCTCGGAGAatatcatgcaagcacagctgatagttaccatatactcggggtgacacagcattcgttaggtgattttacctctgctctgcagtcaaagcagcgcacattagatgtgcgaataaaattattcggagaagatcatgcaagaacAGCTAATTGTTACCATTCACtaggggtgacacagcattcgttaggtgattttacctctgctctgcagtcaaagcagcgggcattagatgtgcggataaaattgttcggagaagatcatgcaagcacagctgatagttattatgaactcggggtgacacaggattcgttaggtgattttacctctgctctgcagtcaaagcagcgggcattagatgtgcggataaaattgttcggagaagatcatgcaagcacagctgatagttattatgaactcggggtgacacagcattcgttaggtgattttacctctgctctgcagtcaaagcagcgggcattagatgtgcgaataaaattgttcggagaagatcatgcaagaacAGCGCATAGTTACCATttactcggggtgacacagcgttcgttaggtgattttacctctgctctgcagtcttatcaacgggcattagatttgcgaataaaattgttcggagaagatcatgcaagcacagctcatACTTACCAtgaactcggggtgacacagcattccttaggtgattttacgtctgctctgcagtcaaagcagcgggcattagatgtgcggataaaattgttcggagaagttCATGCAAGAACAGCTAATAGTTACCATttactcggggtgacacagtattccttaggtgattttacctctgctctgcagtcaatgcatcgggcattagatgtgcaaataaagttgttcggagaagatcatgcaagaacagctaatagttaccattcacttggggtgacacagcatgccttaggtgattttacctctgctctacagtctcagcaacgggcattagatgtgcgaatgaaattgttcggagaagatcatgcaagaacAGCTCATAGTTACCATttactcggggtgacacagcgttcgttaggtgattttacctctgctctgcagtctcatCAACGAGCATTAGATttgcgaataaaattgttcggagaagatcatgcaagcacagctcaCACTTACCATGAACTCGGGGtaacacagcattcgttaggtgattttacctctgctctacagtctcatcaacgggcattagatgtgcgaatacagttgctcggagaagatcatgcaagcacagctgattcttaccatgaactcggggtgacacagcattcgttaggtgattttacctctgcccTGCAGTCtcatcaacgggcattagatgtgcgaataaaattgttcggagaacaCCATGCAAGAACAGCTGATAGTTAcgattcactcggggtgacacagcattcgttaggtgattttacctctgctctacagtctgatcaacgggcattagatgtgcgaataaagttgctcggagaagatcatgcaagaacagctgatagttaccatttactcggggtgacacagtattccttaggtgattttacctctgctctacagtctcatcaacgggcattagatgtgcgaataaaatttttcggagaagatcatgcaagaacAGCTCATAGTTACCATttactcggggtgacacagcgttcgttaggtgattttacctctgctctgcagtctcatCATCGGGCATTAGATttgcgaataaaattgttcggagaagatcatgcaagaacAGCTGATAGTTACGATTCACtgggggtgacacagcattcgttaggtgattttacctctgctctacagtctgatcaacgggcattagatgtgcgaataaagttgctcggagaagatcatgcaagcacagctgatagttaccatgaactcgggttgacacagcattcgttaggtgattttacctctgctctgcagtcaaagcagcgggcattagatgtgcggataaaattgttcggagaagatcatgcaagcacagctgatagttaccatgaactcggggtgacacagcattcgttaggtgattttacgtcTGCTttgcagtcaaagcagcgggcattagatgtgtggataaaattgttcggagaagatcatgcaagaacagctgatagttaccatttactCGGGGCGACACAGTATTccttaggtgattttacctctgctctacagtctcatcaacgggcattagatgtgcgaataaaattgttcggagaagatcatgcaagaacAGCTCATAGTTACCATttactcggggtgacacagcgttcgttaggtgattttacctctgctctgcagtctcatCATCGGGCATTAGATttgcgaataaaattgttcggagaagatcatgcaagaacAGCTGATAGTTACGATTCACtgggggtgacacagcattcgttaggtgattttacctctgctctacagtctgatcaacgggcattagatgtgcgaataaagttgctcggagaagatcatgcaagcacagctgatagttaccatgaACTCGGGTTGACACAGCATtcattaggtgattttacctctgctctgcagtcaaagcagcgggcattagatgtgcgtataaaattgttcggagaagatcatgcaagcacagctgatagttaccatgaactcggggtgacacagcattcgttaggtgattttacgtctgctctgcagtcaaagcagcgggcattagatgtgtggataaaattgttcggagaatcTCATGCAAgaacagctgatagttaccatttactcggggtgacacagtattccttaggtgattttacctctgctctacagtctcatcaacgggcattagatgtgcgaataaaattgttcggagaagatcatgcaagcacagctcatAGTTACTAtgaactcggggtgacacagcatgccttaggtgattttacctctgctctacagtctcatcaacgggcattagatgtgcgaataaaattgttcggagaagatcatgcaagcacagctcatAGTTACTATGAACTCGGgatgacacagcattcgttaggtgattttacctctgctctgcagtcaatgcagcgggcattagatgtgcaaGTAAagttgttcggagaagatcatgcaagaacagctaatagttaccattcactcggggtgacacagcatgcCTTAGGTGAAtttacctctgctctacagtctcatcaacgggcattagatgtgcgaataaaattgttcggagaagatcatgcaagaacAGCGCATAGTTACCATttactcggggtgacacagcgttcgttaggtgatttttcctctgctctgcagtctcatcaacgggcattagatttgcgaataaaattgttcggagaagatcatgcaagcacagctaaTACTTACCAtgaactcggggtgacacagcattcgttaggtgattttacctctgctctgcagtcaatgcagcgggcattagatgtgcaaataaagttgttcggagaagatcatgcaagaacagctgatagttaccatttactcggggtgacacagtaTTCCTTAGGttattttacctctgctctacagtctcatcaacgggcattagatgtgcgaataaaattgttcggagaagatcatgcaagcacagctcatAGTTACTAtgaactcggggtgacacagcattcgttaggtgattttacctctgctctgcagtcaatgcagcgggcattagatgtgcaaataaagttgttcggagaagatcatgcaagaacagctaatagttaccattcactcggggtgacacagtattccttaggtgattttacctctgctctgcagtctcatCAACGGACATTAGACGTGCGAATAAAAttattcggagaagatcatgcaagcacagctcatAGTTACAATaaactcggggtgacacagcattcgttaggtgattttacctctgctctgcagtcactgcagcgggcattagatgtgcaaataaagttgttcggagaagatcattcaagaacagctgatagttaccatttactcggggtgacacagcattccttaggtgattttacctccgCTCTGCAGTCAtatcaacgggcattagatgtgcgaataaaattgtcCGGAGAaaatcatgcaagcacagctgatagttaccatatactcggggtgacacagcattcgttaggtgattttatctctgctctgcagtcaaagcagcgggcattagatgtgcgaataaatttattcggagaagatcatgcaagaacagctgatagttaccatacacttggggtgacacagcattcgttaggtgactttacctctgctctgcagtcaaaacagcgggcattagatgtgcgaaaaaaattgttcggagaagatcatgcaagaacagctgagagttaccattTACTCGGGGTGActcagcattcgttaggtgatttttcCTCTGCTTTACAGTGTCATCAACGGGCATTACATGTGCGAATAAAGTTGCTCAGAGAAGACTTTGCAAGCATAGCTGATAagtaccattcactcggggtgacacagcattcgttaggtgatcttacctctgctctgcagtcaaagcagcgggcattagatgtgcgaataaaattgttcggagaaaaTCATGCAAAAACAGCTGATAGCTACCATATACTAGGgatgacacagcattcgttaggtgattttacctctgctttGCAGTCAAAGCAGCAGGCATTAGATGTCCGactaaaattgttcggagaagatcatgcaagaacAGCTGATACTTACCATACACTTGGgatgacacagcattcgttaggtgattttacctctgctctacagtctcatcaacgggcattagatgtgcgaataaagttgctcggagaagatcatgcaagcacagttgatagttaccattcacttggagtgacacagcattcgttaggtgattttacctctgctctgcagtctcatCAACGgtcattagatgtgcgaataaaattgttcggagaagatcatgcaagcacagctgatagttaccattcattcggggtgacacagcattcgttaggtgattttacctctgctctacagtctgatcaacgggcattagatgtgcaaataaagttgttcggagaagatcatgcaaggacagctgatagttaccatgaactcggggtgacacagcattcgttaggtgattttacctctgctctgcagtctcatcaacgggcattagatttgcgaataaaattgttcggagaagatcatgcacgaacagctgatagttaccattcactcggggtaaCACAGCATTccttaggtgattttacctctgctctacagTCTCATCAACGGgaattagatgtgcgaataaagtggctcggagaagatcatgcaacaACAGCtaatagttaccattcacttggggtgacacagcattcgttaggtgactttacctctgctctgcattCAAaacagcgggcattagatgtgcg